In Labrus bergylta chromosome 6, fLabBer1.1, whole genome shotgun sequence, the following proteins share a genomic window:
- the LOC109993823 gene encoding leucine-rich repeat-containing protein 24 isoform X1, with the protein MQWERVLSFGVMAVLLVLLLSVILLSLQTPARASPSCPVSCRCYSLTVECGSTGLKDIPKHVPPSTQTVFLQDNVIGQIRRQDLTLLRYLHYLYLQNNTISAVEPGSFQNQAHLLELALNGNRIHLVKADMFQGLEHLRILYLAGNDITRLLDYTFRGLQRLQELHLQHNSIEMLADQALVGLSSLALLDLSRNNLHTIGPATLRPLVSLQVLRITDNPWRCDCALHWLRSWIDEEGQRLLSSAERRLVCTEPPRLSHLSLVEVPLNSLVCIPPLVQLEPRRLAVRLGESLRVSCHASGYPRPQVTWKKASQGKVVLSPRGLVHELGAGAAGGGRAEEPSEEARVSLQKTEGERFDPDTGSGMLFLSNVTVAHAGFYECEAWNAGGVARVTFQLAINSSTSSSSSSSIWASWSQVSSAYSPAWPRLRSHGPAVGSDVSREPLYALGSMAFSALGAATQTAIAVGISLLSLTALLLVAMIYSRHHQRDKEAEQAEKEESILYVNDYSDGPTTFAQLEEYRDERGHEMYVLNRAKPVLPPAPPTAVSTTNLGCPAPSDTSSHTLSSGAGQTMSPTLAPNKQQQQEGDIRTMRRMAGEGGEAEPVITSEAEGMFLNHTGLFMDSQIAYEIHC; encoded by the exons TCCTGTCCTTTGGAGTGATGGCAGTGTTGTTAgtgcttcttctctctgtgatccTCCTCTCCCTTCAAACTCCTGCTCGAGCGTCTCCTTCCTGCCCTGTGAGCTGTCGATGCTATAGCCTCACTGTGGAGTGTGGCTCCACCGGCCTAAAGGACATCCCCAAACACGTTCCTCCATCTACACAG ACTGTTTTCCTCCAGGATAATGTGATTGGCCAGATCCGTCGACAGGACCTCACTCTGCTGAGGTACCTGCACTACTTGTACCTTCAG AACAACACTATTTCAGCGGTGGAGCCTGGCTCTTTCCAGAACCAGGCTCACTTGTTGGAGCTGGCTCTGAATGGGAATCGGATCCACCTGGTGAAAGCGGACATGTTTCAGGGACTTGAACATCTCCGCATTCTTTACCTAGCAGGAAATGACATCACACGCCTGCTCGACTACACCTTCCGTGGCTTACAG CGTCTGCAGGAGCTCCATTTACAGCATAACAGTATAGAGATGTTGGCGGACCAGGCTCTGGTTGGTCTGAGCTCTCTGGCTCTGCTGGACCTGAGCAGGAATAATCTTCATACTATCGGCCCTGCAACTCTGCGGCCTCTGGTCAGCCTGCAGGTCCTGCGCATCACAG ACAACCCCTGGCGCTGTGACTGTGCTCTCCACTGGCTGAGAAGCTGGATTGATGAGGAGGGCCAGAGGCTGCTCAGCTCTGCAGAGCGTCGGCTGGTCTGCACCGAGCCACCACGCCTCTCCCACCTTAGCCTGGTGGAGGTCCCCCTCAACAGCCTGGTATGTATCCCTCCACTGGTGCAGCTGGAGCCCAGGAGGCTAGCTGTGCGCCTGGGAGAGAGCCTCAGGGTGTCCTGCCATGCTTCTGGATACCCTCGGCCACAG GTGACCTGGAAGAAGGCATCGCAGGGTAAAGTGGTGCTCTCTCCTCGCGGCCTGGTTCATGAGCTGGGTGCTGGGGCAGCTGGAGGAGGCAGAGCCGAGGAGCCTTCTGAGGAGGCAAGAGTCAGTCTTCAGAAGACTGAGGGCGAGCGCTTCGACCCCGACACCGGCAGTGGAATGCTGTTTCTCAGTAATGTGACTGTGGCTCACGCAGGTTTCTATGAATGTGAAGCCTGGAATGCAGGGGGCGTGGCCAGGGTGACCTTTCAGCTTGCCATCAACTCATctacttcctcttcctcttcatcctccatcTGGGCATCATGGTCTCAGGTGTCCTCGGCCTACTCCCCAGCCTGGCCCAGGTTAAGGAGCCACGGTCCTGCTGTAGGCTCAGATGTGAGCCGGGAGCCGCTGTATGCTCTGGGCAGCATGGCCTTCAGCGCTTTGGGAGCCGCTACTCAGACTGCTATAGCTGTGGGCATCTCCCTGCTGTCACTGACCGCTCTGCTGCTGGTCGCCATGATTTACAGCCGACATCACCAACGAGATAAGGAAGCGGAGCAAGCTGAGAAG GAGGAGAGCATCCTGTACGTGAACGACTACTCTGATGGCCCCACCACCTTTGCCCAGCTGGAGGAGTACCGTGACGAGCGGGGCCATGAGATGTACGTTCTCAACAGGGCCAAGCCTGTGCTGCCTCCTGCTCCGCCCACAGCTGTGTCCACCACTAACCTCGGTTGCCCCGCTCCATCTGACACCTCCAGCCACACCCTCTCCTCAGGGGCAGGCCAGACCATGAGTCCCACTCTCGCCcccaacaaacagcagcagcaggaaggagACATACGGACCATGAGGAGAATGgcgggagagggaggggaggcggAGCCTGTGATCACTTCAGAAGCTGAAGGGATGTTTCTCAATCACACAGGCCTGTTCATGGACTCTCAGATTGCTTATGAAATCCACTGCTGA
- the LOC109993823 gene encoding leucine-rich repeat-containing protein 24 isoform X2: MAVLLVLLLSVILLSLQTPARASPSCPVSCRCYSLTVECGSTGLKDIPKHVPPSTQTVFLQDNVIGQIRRQDLTLLRYLHYLYLQNNTISAVEPGSFQNQAHLLELALNGNRIHLVKADMFQGLEHLRILYLAGNDITRLLDYTFRGLQRLQELHLQHNSIEMLADQALVGLSSLALLDLSRNNLHTIGPATLRPLVSLQVLRITDNPWRCDCALHWLRSWIDEEGQRLLSSAERRLVCTEPPRLSHLSLVEVPLNSLVCIPPLVQLEPRRLAVRLGESLRVSCHASGYPRPQVTWKKASQGKVVLSPRGLVHELGAGAAGGGRAEEPSEEARVSLQKTEGERFDPDTGSGMLFLSNVTVAHAGFYECEAWNAGGVARVTFQLAINSSTSSSSSSSIWASWSQVSSAYSPAWPRLRSHGPAVGSDVSREPLYALGSMAFSALGAATQTAIAVGISLLSLTALLLVAMIYSRHHQRDKEAEQAEKEESILYVNDYSDGPTTFAQLEEYRDERGHEMYVLNRAKPVLPPAPPTAVSTTNLGCPAPSDTSSHTLSSGAGQTMSPTLAPNKQQQQEGDIRTMRRMAGEGGEAEPVITSEAEGMFLNHTGLFMDSQIAYEIHC, from the exons ATGGCAGTGTTGTTAgtgcttcttctctctgtgatccTCCTCTCCCTTCAAACTCCTGCTCGAGCGTCTCCTTCCTGCCCTGTGAGCTGTCGATGCTATAGCCTCACTGTGGAGTGTGGCTCCACCGGCCTAAAGGACATCCCCAAACACGTTCCTCCATCTACACAG ACTGTTTTCCTCCAGGATAATGTGATTGGCCAGATCCGTCGACAGGACCTCACTCTGCTGAGGTACCTGCACTACTTGTACCTTCAG AACAACACTATTTCAGCGGTGGAGCCTGGCTCTTTCCAGAACCAGGCTCACTTGTTGGAGCTGGCTCTGAATGGGAATCGGATCCACCTGGTGAAAGCGGACATGTTTCAGGGACTTGAACATCTCCGCATTCTTTACCTAGCAGGAAATGACATCACACGCCTGCTCGACTACACCTTCCGTGGCTTACAG CGTCTGCAGGAGCTCCATTTACAGCATAACAGTATAGAGATGTTGGCGGACCAGGCTCTGGTTGGTCTGAGCTCTCTGGCTCTGCTGGACCTGAGCAGGAATAATCTTCATACTATCGGCCCTGCAACTCTGCGGCCTCTGGTCAGCCTGCAGGTCCTGCGCATCACAG ACAACCCCTGGCGCTGTGACTGTGCTCTCCACTGGCTGAGAAGCTGGATTGATGAGGAGGGCCAGAGGCTGCTCAGCTCTGCAGAGCGTCGGCTGGTCTGCACCGAGCCACCACGCCTCTCCCACCTTAGCCTGGTGGAGGTCCCCCTCAACAGCCTGGTATGTATCCCTCCACTGGTGCAGCTGGAGCCCAGGAGGCTAGCTGTGCGCCTGGGAGAGAGCCTCAGGGTGTCCTGCCATGCTTCTGGATACCCTCGGCCACAG GTGACCTGGAAGAAGGCATCGCAGGGTAAAGTGGTGCTCTCTCCTCGCGGCCTGGTTCATGAGCTGGGTGCTGGGGCAGCTGGAGGAGGCAGAGCCGAGGAGCCTTCTGAGGAGGCAAGAGTCAGTCTTCAGAAGACTGAGGGCGAGCGCTTCGACCCCGACACCGGCAGTGGAATGCTGTTTCTCAGTAATGTGACTGTGGCTCACGCAGGTTTCTATGAATGTGAAGCCTGGAATGCAGGGGGCGTGGCCAGGGTGACCTTTCAGCTTGCCATCAACTCATctacttcctcttcctcttcatcctccatcTGGGCATCATGGTCTCAGGTGTCCTCGGCCTACTCCCCAGCCTGGCCCAGGTTAAGGAGCCACGGTCCTGCTGTAGGCTCAGATGTGAGCCGGGAGCCGCTGTATGCTCTGGGCAGCATGGCCTTCAGCGCTTTGGGAGCCGCTACTCAGACTGCTATAGCTGTGGGCATCTCCCTGCTGTCACTGACCGCTCTGCTGCTGGTCGCCATGATTTACAGCCGACATCACCAACGAGATAAGGAAGCGGAGCAAGCTGAGAAG GAGGAGAGCATCCTGTACGTGAACGACTACTCTGATGGCCCCACCACCTTTGCCCAGCTGGAGGAGTACCGTGACGAGCGGGGCCATGAGATGTACGTTCTCAACAGGGCCAAGCCTGTGCTGCCTCCTGCTCCGCCCACAGCTGTGTCCACCACTAACCTCGGTTGCCCCGCTCCATCTGACACCTCCAGCCACACCCTCTCCTCAGGGGCAGGCCAGACCATGAGTCCCACTCTCGCCcccaacaaacagcagcagcaggaaggagACATACGGACCATGAGGAGAATGgcgggagagggaggggaggcggAGCCTGTGATCACTTCAGAAGCTGAAGGGATGTTTCTCAATCACACAGGCCTGTTCATGGACTCTCAGATTGCTTATGAAATCCACTGCTGA